In Candidatus Methanomethylophilus alvi Mx1201, a genomic segment contains:
- a CDS encoding 3'-5' exonuclease family protein → MGDKIYVVETISDGSEGFPYDEILSIGVCAVDLDAGDFESVYDAYIQVEPKYVGKPKLDYAEKQGLEVAQLYNGTPLELVAKDFRAIVKDKFVTSYDIRQEFTKYLTNDPWDITFESHIMPSISSRQPISLRCKYPEEEPEIIRKAYRRMFKNDPANVGRDRSALALAQMASQIAIELRSRGKY, encoded by the coding sequence ATGGGCGACAAGATCTATGTGGTGGAGACCATCAGCGACGGTTCCGAAGGGTTCCCATATGACGAGATCCTGTCGATAGGCGTATGCGCCGTCGACTTGGATGCCGGCGACTTCGAATCCGTCTACGATGCCTACATACAGGTGGAGCCGAAATACGTCGGCAAGCCTAAGTTGGACTATGCGGAGAAACAGGGTCTGGAGGTCGCACAGCTCTATAATGGGACCCCGTTGGAGCTCGTCGCCAAGGATTTCAGGGCCATCGTCAAGGATAAGTTCGTCACCAGCTACGATATCCGTCAGGAATTCACCAAGTACCTTACCAACGATCCCTGGGACATCACCTTCGAGTCCCATATAATGCCGTCCATAAGCTCCCGCCAGCCCATCAGCCTCAGATGCAAATACCCGGAGGAGGAGCCGGAGATAATCCGCAAGGCCTATCGCAGGATGTTCAAGAACGATCCGGCCAATGTAGGGAGGGACAGGAGTGCATTGGCCCTCGCCCAGATGGCATCGCAGATCGCCATAGAACTCCGCTCCCGCGGTAAATATTGA
- the xseB gene encoding exodeoxyribonuclease VII small subunit — protein sequence MSEEVDKMSFEDSMKTLEDLVKQLESGELDLDKSLEVYERAVVLRDHCKKILDESDRKVQTIMETASGIVKKDFQVNE from the coding sequence ATGAGCGAGGAAGTAGACAAGATGAGTTTCGAGGATAGCATGAAGACGCTGGAGGACCTGGTCAAACAGCTGGAGAGCGGAGAGCTTGACCTGGACAAGAGTCTGGAGGTCTATGAAAGGGCCGTGGTCCTCCGTGATCACTGCAAGAAGATCCTCGACGAGAGCGACCGTAAGGTGCAGACCATCATGGAGACGGCATCCGGCATCGTTAAGAAGGATTTCCAGGTCAACGAATGA
- a CDS encoding M26 family metallopeptidase — translation MKAETKMIVAAAVVAALCLTAVTSVTQSWFSDEEHATVDVTTGKVDIRAEAGEISLYSLGVEVSDRFTNGGTAAVGYSAADGITVTASDMTPGDSFDFLMSVYNLSTVSTLYRMVCTVSGENSSEFTISVGGAAITGYFSTEWALQAATDGGERLIEAVAVSVELPVEATQSATLSMTLRAEAVQSNASTDMVGISNAAELRAFAAEVNCGNTCEGKTVKLLADIDLENEEWTPIGTNADSGNKFKGVFDGQGHTISNLKITQTENLYRASGLFGALNGTVKDLVVDGAKIDARSGPAEGRDSTDNGIAVVAGSVYNYGTIENVTVLNADVTGNRYTGGIAGYVYGNIVGCTVKYSSISAVPDNFTGVYDNGDKVGGIAGYVGEGSNSVRDCSAVGVTVKAYRDVGGIVGATYGDVTGCTVKDVKVIADQLGYANKNVNSGSVVGRHLNGTVDDNSVAGTQTFEYIGCVPNGTVVLDEGISVAVKSVNSTSGMTVSGSGKLVLDNVVIAASSGSALTLEDGSDIVLKIVGTCSLTGAAGGNGITVPETSKITITGDALTAVGNGGYEYSGIAESVYISTVSERYGNTDDSSYLDKYGSGIGNAFSTTGTIIVSDMASLTVEGYGSRAYGIGGDGSSVTIKGSTVEYARGGFAQSKFLCDANYGKSEAEGAPGIGGLNITISDSVIKGVDGGSKAAGIGAKYHDPTTIVVKKSVLGTESTSINGGNASAGIGGSRQNEIASEDYVDQPISVTIENSRVKANGGIFGAGIGSGYDTRCQSSQPTCTVVITGDSVIVAKGGDRAAGIGTGFHFAALAGYISDTVNVDGVHSGTKFYKSNGNYTLAQDIGYGVVDMSREMRGLTPVFEVGGSVIASPPIATASDSGL, via the coding sequence ATGAAAGCAGAAACAAAAATGATCGTCGCGGCGGCGGTCGTCGCCGCGCTCTGCCTGACGGCCGTGACGTCCGTCACCCAGTCGTGGTTCTCCGACGAGGAGCATGCGACGGTCGACGTGACCACCGGCAAGGTGGACATCAGGGCGGAGGCCGGGGAAATCAGCCTCTACTCCCTGGGTGTGGAGGTGAGCGACAGATTCACCAACGGCGGTACCGCCGCCGTAGGATATTCCGCAGCGGACGGCATAACCGTCACCGCGTCCGACATGACACCCGGCGACAGTTTCGATTTCTTGATGAGTGTTTACAACCTGAGCACCGTATCCACCCTCTACAGGATGGTCTGTACGGTCTCCGGGGAGAACAGTTCCGAGTTCACCATATCGGTCGGCGGGGCCGCCATTACAGGGTACTTCAGCACCGAGTGGGCGCTGCAGGCGGCCACCGACGGCGGCGAGCGCCTCATAGAGGCCGTCGCCGTGTCCGTGGAGCTGCCCGTGGAGGCGACGCAGTCCGCCACCCTCAGCATGACGCTCAGGGCGGAGGCGGTCCAGAGCAACGCATCCACCGATATGGTGGGGATCTCCAACGCGGCCGAGCTCCGTGCGTTCGCCGCCGAGGTGAACTGCGGCAACACCTGCGAAGGGAAGACCGTGAAACTCCTCGCAGACATTGACCTGGAGAACGAGGAGTGGACCCCCATCGGGACCAACGCCGATTCCGGCAACAAGTTCAAAGGAGTGTTCGACGGACAGGGGCACACCATATCCAACCTCAAGATAACGCAGACCGAGAACCTCTATCGCGCGTCCGGTCTCTTCGGCGCCCTGAACGGGACCGTCAAGGACCTGGTCGTCGACGGGGCGAAGATAGATGCCCGTTCCGGACCCGCGGAAGGCAGGGATTCCACCGACAACGGTATAGCCGTCGTCGCCGGCTCCGTCTATAACTACGGGACCATCGAGAACGTCACCGTCCTGAACGCCGACGTCACCGGAAACAGATACACCGGCGGTATCGCCGGATACGTCTACGGGAACATCGTCGGATGCACCGTGAAGTACTCCTCCATCAGTGCGGTCCCCGACAATTTCACCGGGGTATACGACAACGGTGACAAGGTCGGAGGCATAGCCGGTTATGTGGGAGAGGGCAGCAACTCCGTCCGTGACTGCAGCGCCGTCGGCGTGACCGTAAAGGCGTACCGCGACGTCGGAGGCATCGTCGGGGCGACCTACGGCGACGTCACCGGATGCACCGTGAAGGACGTCAAGGTCATCGCGGACCAGCTGGGATATGCGAACAAGAACGTCAACAGCGGATCCGTGGTAGGAAGGCATCTGAACGGTACCGTGGACGACAATTCCGTCGCCGGGACCCAGACCTTCGAGTACATCGGATGCGTTCCGAACGGGACTGTCGTGCTCGACGAAGGGATATCCGTGGCGGTGAAGAGCGTCAACTCGACCTCCGGCATGACCGTGTCCGGGAGCGGAAAACTGGTCTTGGACAATGTCGTCATCGCCGCATCGTCGGGTTCCGCCCTGACATTGGAGGACGGGTCCGACATCGTACTGAAGATCGTCGGTACATGCTCCCTCACCGGTGCGGCAGGAGGGAACGGGATAACCGTTCCGGAGACCTCCAAGATAACGATAACCGGAGATGCCCTCACGGCCGTCGGAAACGGAGGCTACGAGTACAGCGGTATAGCGGAGAGCGTCTACATATCCACTGTTTCCGAGAGATACGGCAACACTGACGATTCGTCATACCTGGATAAGTACGGGAGCGGTATCGGAAACGCCTTCAGCACCACGGGGACCATCATCGTCTCGGACATGGCCTCGTTGACCGTCGAAGGATACGGATCCCGCGCATACGGTATCGGCGGAGACGGATCCTCCGTGACCATCAAAGGTTCCACCGTTGAGTATGCCCGCGGCGGATTCGCCCAGTCGAAATTCCTGTGTGACGCGAACTACGGCAAAAGCGAAGCCGAAGGCGCTCCCGGAATAGGAGGTCTGAACATAACCATCTCCGATTCCGTGATAAAGGGTGTCGACGGAGGGAGCAAGGCCGCCGGTATCGGGGCCAAGTACCACGATCCCACGACCATAGTGGTCAAGAAATCCGTCCTCGGAACCGAATCCACTTCGATAAACGGAGGTAACGCATCCGCCGGTATCGGAGGAAGCCGTCAGAACGAGATCGCCAGCGAGGATTATGTCGACCAGCCGATATCCGTGACCATCGAGAATTCCCGGGTCAAGGCAAACGGCGGTATATTCGGGGCAGGGATAGGTTCCGGATACGATACCCGCTGCCAGTCCAGTCAGCCTACCTGTACCGTGGTCATAACCGGTGATTCCGTCATCGTCGCGAAGGGCGGTGACCGTGCCGCAGGTATCGGTACGGGATTCCATTTCGCAGCTCTTGCAGGATACATCTCCGACACGGTGAATGTCGACGGCGTCCATTCCGGAACGAAGTTCTACAAGAGTAACGGGAACTACACCCTGGCCCAGGACATAGGATACGGTGTCGTAGACATGTCCAGGGAGATGAGAGGCCTAACGCCTGTGTTCGAGGTGGGCGGATCTGTGATCGCCAGTCCCCCGATCGCGACGGCAAGCGATTCGGGACTGTGA
- the xseA gene encoding exodeoxyribonuclease VII large subunit: MSERVTVTELNTRVKEVLNNTKELNDLWLLGEISNLKKYTSGHYYFTIKDPGSEIRAVMFRSSRARIDFEPSDSMKIEAYGHLDMYVERGSYQFIVESMKRSGIGELYLKYEALKKKLDGEGLFRQDRKRKIPQYPKTIGVVTSPTGAVIHDIITTTGRLYPVDILLAPAQVQGDGAWKTIVAGIELLNRVGVDVIIVGRGGGSLEDLWPFNEEPVARAIAASKVPVISSVGHETDFTIADFVADVRAATPTAAAQIAVRDKGEIRRQLEDFTVRMNKALTAVTERMRGRFMVVDSKLSPQKARDRVDMLLMKLDDMSSRMAGALSKKTMEMHRRLSSADARLVPALGSVVSGKKMSSEAVFSRIGPAISTMMGTKRAYLERTSARLDALSPYSVLERGYSFVAGPDGRAVTSVKGLHAGSVITVRMRDGKAEAEIKDKEEFE, from the coding sequence ATGTCCGAGAGAGTGACCGTCACCGAGCTGAACACCCGTGTGAAGGAGGTATTGAACAACACCAAGGAGCTGAACGACCTGTGGCTCCTGGGGGAGATATCCAACCTCAAGAAGTACACTTCGGGCCATTATTATTTCACGATCAAGGATCCCGGCAGCGAGATACGTGCGGTCATGTTCCGCAGTTCCCGGGCGAGAATCGATTTCGAACCGTCCGACTCGATGAAGATCGAGGCATACGGACATCTTGACATGTATGTCGAGAGGGGATCGTACCAGTTCATAGTCGAAAGCATGAAGCGTTCCGGTATAGGGGAGCTCTATCTGAAGTACGAGGCCCTCAAAAAGAAACTCGACGGCGAGGGTCTGTTCAGGCAGGACCGTAAGAGGAAGATCCCCCAGTATCCGAAGACCATCGGGGTTGTGACATCCCCTACCGGTGCGGTCATCCACGACATAATCACCACCACGGGCCGCCTCTACCCCGTGGACATACTTCTGGCTCCCGCACAGGTACAGGGCGATGGCGCATGGAAGACCATCGTCGCGGGGATAGAGCTTCTGAACAGGGTCGGGGTGGACGTCATAATCGTCGGACGCGGAGGAGGCTCCCTCGAGGACCTGTGGCCTTTCAACGAGGAGCCTGTGGCAAGGGCTATCGCTGCATCGAAGGTGCCGGTTATCTCATCGGTCGGCCACGAGACGGATTTTACAATAGCGGATTTCGTGGCGGACGTACGTGCCGCTACCCCTACGGCGGCCGCACAGATAGCGGTGCGTGACAAGGGGGAGATCCGCAGACAGTTGGAGGATTTCACGGTCAGGATGAACAAGGCCCTTACCGCGGTGACGGAGAGGATGAGGGGACGTTTCATGGTAGTCGACTCAAAACTCTCCCCGCAGAAGGCCAGGGACAGGGTCGACATGCTCCTGATGAAGCTGGACGATATGTCGTCCAGGATGGCCGGCGCCCTGTCCAAGAAGACCATGGAGATGCACAGGAGGCTGTCATCCGCCGATGCGAGGCTGGTGCCGGCCCTCGGGAGTGTGGTCTCTGGAAAGAAGATGTCCTCGGAAGCGGTCTTCTCGAGGATAGGTCCCGCCATCAGTACTATGATGGGGACGAAGAGGGCATATCTCGAAAGGACGTCCGCACGTCTGGATGCGTTGAGTCCCTACAGCGTCCTCGAGAGAGGTTACAGTTTCGTGGCCGGTCCTGACGGAAGGGCGGTCACTTCGGTCAAAGGTCTGCATGCCGGGTCTGTCATAACAGTCAGGATGCGCGACGGAAAGGCCGAGGCCGAGATCAAGGATAAGGAGGAGTTCGAATGA
- a CDS encoding coiled-coil domain-containing protein, with product MADEMTVTELEERIESCRNRIRSAEAAIAERPDSSRAQTLNISIRPIRAELAELEHRLEEARKKEPEDPREEKIRKELEKNQAELDDIEEKLHGETDPIKVNNLTVSKRFLQMERNQLLIRLTNGGQAEETEDEEVAGLRKANEAKTRIIEDQNAKIEALRKELASAKAALGNPEDGVSCDETRVTVTAGRLNSIQNEARRLGAENYDLRSEISELKKQADMMHRNIGELTCHCRESEDHVRELEERCRALSGQLETSVRRLREAENEIKGLREYIAGSR from the coding sequence ATGGCAGACGAGATGACGGTGACGGAACTGGAGGAGCGCATAGAATCCTGCAGGAACAGGATCAGAAGCGCGGAGGCGGCCATAGCGGAGAGGCCGGACTCCAGCCGTGCGCAGACCCTCAACATATCCATTCGTCCCATACGCGCCGAACTGGCGGAACTGGAACACCGCCTGGAAGAGGCCAGGAAGAAGGAGCCGGAGGATCCGCGCGAGGAAAAGATAAGAAAGGAACTCGAGAAGAACCAGGCGGAACTGGACGATATCGAGGAGAAGCTGCACGGGGAGACCGACCCGATAAAGGTCAACAACCTGACCGTATCCAAACGCTTCCTGCAGATGGAACGCAACCAGCTCCTCATAAGGCTGACCAATGGCGGACAGGCGGAGGAGACGGAGGACGAGGAGGTCGCCGGCCTGAGGAAGGCAAACGAGGCCAAGACCCGCATCATAGAGGACCAGAACGCCAAGATCGAGGCCCTGAGGAAAGAACTCGCATCCGCCAAGGCGGCCCTCGGGAATCCGGAGGACGGGGTGTCCTGCGACGAGACCCGCGTGACGGTGACCGCAGGAAGACTCAACTCCATTCAGAACGAGGCACGCAGACTCGGGGCGGAGAACTACGACCTTAGATCGGAGATCTCCGAACTGAAGAAACAGGCGGACATGATGCACCGCAACATCGGGGAACTCACCTGCCACTGCCGTGAGAGCGAAGACCACGTGCGCGAACTGGAGGAACGCTGCCGGGCCCTGTCCGGACAGCTTGAGACCTCCGTTCGCAGGCTCCGCGAAGCAGAGAACGAGATAAAGGGACTCCGCGAGTACATCGCCGGATCCAGATGA
- a CDS encoding DUF4435 domain-containing protein — MIDNLSASDIANEISMMRSVFKGTILVVEGVTDSRLYSKFTDKEGVRILIAHSKDNVRRSVTECQTRRGDSKVVGITDKDIDGLIGRRKSPPLFETDRNDIESMMMCSKALDDVMSEYADPEKLRNFEEKHGKLSDAIARAASPVCALMYISYRRGMNLSFKDLDHSRFVNSHTLETDIPRMVSEVYAQSMAQMYPKQTIADQVRSMLKSLDDPWDAVRGHDAVSILALALRNTFGSYNAKYIRDGELSGALRLAYGLAYFKKTELYAVSENWCGSKDLDLWVIR; from the coding sequence ATGATTGACAATTTATCCGCAAGCGATATTGCTAACGAGATCTCGATGATGAGGTCCGTCTTCAAAGGGACCATCCTCGTGGTGGAAGGGGTAACCGACAGCAGACTCTATTCCAAATTCACCGACAAGGAAGGTGTCAGGATACTCATCGCCCATTCGAAGGACAACGTACGCCGTTCCGTGACGGAGTGCCAGACGAGAAGAGGGGATTCGAAGGTCGTCGGCATAACGGACAAGGATATAGACGGCCTCATCGGAAGGAGGAAGTCCCCGCCCCTGTTCGAGACCGACCGCAACGACATCGAATCCATGATGATGTGCTCCAAGGCCCTGGACGACGTCATGTCGGAATATGCGGATCCGGAAAAGCTGAGAAACTTCGAGGAGAAACACGGGAAGCTGTCGGACGCCATCGCAAGGGCCGCCAGTCCCGTCTGCGCCCTGATGTATATATCGTACAGACGCGGGATGAATCTGAGCTTCAAAGACCTGGACCACTCCCGCTTCGTCAACAGCCACACCCTGGAGACCGACATACCCAGAATGGTCTCGGAGGTATATGCGCAATCGATGGCTCAGATGTATCCCAAACAGACGATAGCGGATCAGGTCAGGAGCATGCTTAAAAGCCTGGATGACCCGTGGGATGCGGTGAGGGGACATGATGCGGTCAGCATACTGGCACTTGCTCTGAGGAACACCTTCGGCTCATACAACGCCAAATACATCCGTGACGGGGAACTGAGCGGGGCGCTGCGCCTCGCCTATGGTCTGGCCTATTTCAAGAAGACCGAACTCTACGCCGTATCGGAGAACTGGTGCGGGTCCAAAGATTTGGACCTCTGGGTCATTCGTTGA
- a CDS encoding PaaI family thioesterase has product MDKETASRYVSEDAMAFIDSITDMLNAPYFAMNGMEPVSISMEKVSVKMKVRPQDRNSNGFWHGGAIFGVMDHCFAILTNIDGHAVAQNNYINYYRPGRGDEIVAEAVFINKSKSLYSVEVRAYDGDKMVAAEVCNAFRLKEVHG; this is encoded by the coding sequence ATGGACAAGGAGACCGCCTCGAGATACGTTTCCGAGGATGCCATGGCATTCATAGACAGCATAACCGACATGCTCAACGCACCCTACTTCGCGATGAACGGCATGGAGCCGGTCAGCATCTCCATGGAAAAAGTCTCCGTAAAGATGAAGGTGAGACCCCAGGACCGCAACAGCAACGGATTCTGGCACGGAGGGGCCATCTTCGGCGTGATGGACCACTGCTTCGCAATACTGACCAACATCGACGGCCATGCGGTGGCCCAGAACAACTACATCAACTACTACCGTCCCGGGAGAGGCGACGAGATCGTGGCAGAGGCGGTATTCATCAACAAGTCGAAGTCCCTCTACTCCGTCGAGGTGAGGGCCTACGACGGCGACAAGATGGTCGCCGCAGAGGTCTGCAACGCATTCCGGCTCAAGGAGGTCCATGGATGA
- a CDS encoding class I SAM-dependent methyltransferase: MDPGEIERRWRPEGFHPSDGSDWDGRVQTFDGPIPGEDDPFVSLVIRIAHPDPSWTDVLDIGCGTGRYSLALSKRVRSITGVDVSPAMTEAASRKAEASGITNAEFRAMDWSVADTGRLGRYGLTIAHMTPAICSAGTFAKMLTVSRGMCFLAGYVSRENPIWDRIYRIVGKDGSKTESDKLLYSQDILWKMGLLPRIEYIRKHRSRRISMEEAYSTYVGGARGFTDLDGSQEEEIRGYLDGISEDGYIQDSSDPLIGVLYWDMSGRDD; this comes from the coding sequence ATGGACCCCGGAGAGATAGAGAGGAGGTGGAGGCCCGAAGGCTTCCATCCGTCGGACGGAAGCGATTGGGACGGGCGGGTGCAGACCTTCGACGGCCCCATACCGGGAGAGGACGACCCGTTCGTCTCCCTGGTCATACGCATCGCACATCCGGACCCGTCGTGGACGGACGTCCTCGACATCGGCTGCGGGACGGGAAGATATTCGCTGGCACTTTCGAAGAGGGTCCGTTCCATCACCGGGGTGGACGTATCCCCGGCCATGACGGAGGCCGCCTCCAGGAAGGCGGAGGCATCGGGTATCACGAACGCGGAGTTCCGCGCCATGGACTGGTCTGTCGCGGACACCGGGAGACTCGGAAGATACGGTCTCACCATAGCACATATGACGCCGGCCATATGCTCCGCCGGGACGTTCGCCAAGATGCTGACGGTCTCCCGCGGGATGTGTTTCCTCGCCGGATACGTCAGCCGCGAGAATCCGATCTGGGACAGGATCTACAGGATAGTCGGGAAGGACGGTTCCAAGACGGAGTCGGACAAACTGCTCTATTCCCAGGACATCCTCTGGAAGATGGGGCTGCTCCCCCGTATAGAATATATCCGGAAACACCGTTCCCGCAGGATATCTATGGAGGAGGCGTACAGTACGTACGTCGGCGGTGCCCGCGGATTCACGGACCTCGACGGTTCCCAGGAGGAAGAGATCAGGGGCTATCTGGACGGCATCTCCGAAGACGGGTACATACAGGACTCCTCCGATCCGCTGATAGGTGTCCTCTACTGGGACATGTCCGGGAGGGATGATTGA
- a CDS encoding alpha/beta hydrolase, with product MTLENFRIPSTRGDTDLNCCRWVPEGTVKAVLQISHGMIEHITRYSDFARFLNGRNIAVYGHDHLGHGDTTPNDLGFIAEEGGDAILVDDLFEVTKRIESEYPDTPLFLLGHSMGSFVARRYITKYGDHLDGAIFVGTGNQSPISVKTGLFISRYLCRHKGVRYVSPFLNKTILESNDRHFEVPDMKNRWISRDPRTVRKYNEDPLCTFRFTAGGFRDLLTMIKRLEDGEDFDRIPKDLPVIFLSGKDDPIGDFGKGVEKARDGLRKAGLDPGMKLYEGARHEVLNETNREEVYDDIAEWVEERIP from the coding sequence ATGACCCTCGAGAACTTCAGGATCCCGTCGACCCGCGGAGATACAGACCTCAACTGCTGCAGATGGGTACCGGAAGGCACCGTGAAGGCCGTCCTGCAGATATCCCACGGGATGATAGAGCACATAACAAGGTACTCGGATTTCGCGAGATTCCTCAACGGGAGGAACATCGCCGTCTACGGACACGACCATCTGGGTCATGGGGACACCACTCCGAACGACCTCGGTTTCATCGCCGAAGAAGGCGGCGACGCCATCCTGGTGGACGACCTCTTCGAGGTCACGAAGAGGATCGAATCCGAATACCCGGACACGCCGCTCTTCCTACTCGGACACAGCATGGGGTCGTTCGTGGCAAGACGCTACATAACGAAGTACGGTGACCATTTGGATGGGGCGATATTCGTCGGCACCGGCAACCAGTCCCCCATATCCGTGAAGACGGGGCTGTTCATATCCAGATACCTCTGCAGACACAAGGGGGTCCGCTACGTGAGTCCGTTCCTCAACAAGACCATACTGGAGTCCAACGACAGACACTTCGAAGTCCCAGACATGAAGAACAGGTGGATCTCCCGCGACCCGAGGACCGTCAGGAAGTACAACGAGGACCCACTCTGCACCTTCAGATTCACCGCCGGAGGTTTCAGGGACCTGCTCACCATGATAAAGAGGCTGGAGGACGGGGAGGATTTCGACAGGATACCGAAGGACCTTCCCGTCATATTCCTCTCGGGGAAGGACGACCCGATAGGGGACTTCGGCAAGGGCGTGGAGAAGGCGAGGGACGGTCTCCGCAAGGCGGGACTCGACCCGGGGATGAAGCTTTACGAGGGCGCGAGACACGAGGTCCTGAACGAGACCAACCGTGAGGAGGTATACGACGACATCGCGGAATGGGTGGAGGAAAGGATCCCCTGA
- a CDS encoding (Fe-S)-binding protein, producing MNETNAKLVEDLMISCIGCKRCLKACPSYANGGCDPYYVMHGWDGNVKACIGCGKCSEVCPATDPKTVMLHMKAEALGLPVPEAFVKYGYVIPPADPSWKEGLPEIPEGKDMYLLPGCIVNGRLPYLKYATARAFQAVGVGIKELSDNKCCMYPIPLRSMTDVERNSVKYRMRNRMQGREAVTICAGCCNEFARGGVYAPHVSTILARYLERIRKLPGLKGLKVALEPGCSAERFMKDFEAVVRATGAEPVGNRYGCCGKNIPGVKDALMKERQEECADADAIVAGCPNCMVFYDAVPGGKPVIHLTELVALAAGDSETQMYHSLKIRSEDPRVSSMLSK from the coding sequence ATGAACGAGACGAACGCCAAACTGGTGGAGGACCTCATGATATCCTGTATAGGGTGCAAGAGGTGTCTCAAGGCCTGTCCGTCCTATGCGAACGGGGGGTGCGACCCATATTACGTGATGCACGGCTGGGACGGGAACGTGAAGGCCTGCATAGGGTGCGGGAAGTGCAGCGAGGTCTGTCCCGCCACCGATCCGAAGACGGTCATGCTGCACATGAAGGCGGAGGCTCTGGGCCTCCCTGTACCGGAGGCCTTTGTGAAATACGGGTATGTAATACCTCCCGCAGACCCGTCCTGGAAGGAAGGTCTTCCGGAGATACCCGAGGGCAAGGACATGTACCTTCTTCCCGGATGCATAGTCAACGGGAGACTGCCCTATCTGAAATATGCGACGGCGAGGGCGTTCCAGGCCGTCGGAGTGGGGATAAAGGAACTCTCCGATAACAAATGCTGCATGTATCCGATACCTCTGCGTTCCATGACCGATGTGGAGAGGAACAGCGTGAAGTACAGGATGCGCAACAGGATGCAGGGCCGTGAGGCCGTCACCATCTGTGCCGGATGCTGCAACGAGTTCGCCCGCGGAGGTGTGTACGCCCCCCACGTCTCCACCATACTGGCACGTTACTTGGAAAGGATAAGGAAGCTTCCCGGACTGAAGGGGCTGAAGGTCGCGCTCGAGCCCGGATGCAGTGCAGAGCGCTTCATGAAGGACTTCGAGGCCGTGGTACGGGCCACCGGGGCGGAACCCGTCGGGAACAGGTACGGGTGCTGCGGGAAGAACATCCCCGGCGTCAAGGACGCCCTCATGAAGGAGAGGCAGGAGGAGTGCGCCGACGCCGATGCGATCGTCGCCGGATGTCCCAACTGCATGGTGTTCTACGATGCCGTCCCCGGGGGGAAGCCCGTCATACATCTGACGGAGCTCGTGGCCCTCGCGGCCGGGGATTCGGAGACCCAGATGTATCATTCTCTGAAGATAAGGTCCGAAGACCCGAGGGTCTCCTCGATGCTTTCGAAGTAA
- a CDS encoding zinc ribbon domain-containing protein, which produces MTRRCPNCGAVVPKGSLTCPQCYTEVPRDDLDQTEPAYGGRNYERPRDEYERQLKKRKKSLTVALILAVVPAFFGILGLGQIYEDRRDSKGWKFLVTGLVFFIILVSMIVLLNMSGILGAIMMAVPLILFGGLYICTAIASVADVYLGSLRIFGLR; this is translated from the coding sequence ATGACGAGACGCTGCCCCAACTGCGGCGCCGTTGTCCCGAAGGGATCCCTCACCTGTCCCCAATGTTACACGGAGGTACCGAGGGACGACCTCGACCAGACGGAGCCCGCATACGGAGGCAGGAACTACGAAAGACCCAGAGATGAATACGAAAGACAGCTGAAGAAAAGGAAGAAGAGTCTCACGGTGGCCCTCATACTCGCTGTGGTCCCGGCATTCTTCGGCATACTGGGACTGGGTCAGATCTACGAGGACCGCAGGGACAGCAAAGGATGGAAGTTCCTCGTCACGGGACTCGTGTTCTTCATAATACTGGTAAGCATGATAGTCCTCCTGAACATGTCCGGCATACTGGGCGCCATAATGATGGCCGTCCCCCTGATACTCTTCGGCGGACTATACATCTGCACTGCGATAGCATCCGTGGCGGACGTCTATCTGGGATCCCTCAGGATATTCGGACTCAGGTGA